One region of Luteolibacter yonseiensis genomic DNA includes:
- the lpxK gene encoding tetraacyldisaccharide 4'-kinase: MKELIEELERWGADVIFGRAKGFQAAMMRFAMRALSGVFRMIVQIRIWRYRSGWREQHYLGTKVVAIGNITVGGTGKTPVVELLSRTLRDRGRKVAILSRGYKSKKLDRPQKWQDTKGRTIPGEKMPKVVSTGSALLLDSKYAGDEPFMLARNLDGVSVVVDKNRVKSGRFAVGQLGVDTLLLDDGMQYLDLAHSIDIVLVDSGSPFGTEALLPRGTLREPPKNLRRASYILITKCDGSPNEALISRIRKYNRTAEIIECTHGPIYLEDVFTRERKPLDFLKDKWVGAISAIAVPEAFEGSLAKLGARVEIRRRFSDHYRFSRKEVETFMHRCVERDMEMIVTTEKDAVRFPRPGSIDVPVYFLRIEVEILKGQEIWDDLIERICRPPGAFEHVLRHRDAYRP, from the coding sequence ATGAAGGAACTAATCGAAGAACTCGAACGCTGGGGCGCGGATGTGATCTTCGGCCGCGCCAAGGGGTTCCAGGCGGCGATGATGCGCTTCGCGATGCGGGCGCTGTCCGGGGTCTTCCGGATGATCGTCCAGATCCGCATCTGGCGTTACCGCAGCGGCTGGCGGGAACAGCATTATCTGGGCACGAAGGTCGTCGCCATCGGAAACATCACCGTCGGAGGGACCGGAAAAACCCCCGTGGTGGAACTGCTCTCCCGCACCCTGCGGGACCGGGGGCGGAAGGTGGCCATCCTCTCGCGAGGCTACAAGAGCAAGAAACTCGACCGTCCGCAGAAATGGCAGGATACAAAGGGCAGGACCATTCCGGGCGAGAAAATGCCCAAGGTCGTCTCCACCGGCAGCGCTCTTTTGCTGGACTCGAAGTATGCGGGCGACGAACCCTTCATGCTCGCCCGCAATCTCGACGGGGTGTCGGTGGTGGTGGACAAGAACCGCGTGAAAAGCGGGCGCTTCGCCGTCGGCCAGCTCGGGGTGGACACGCTTTTGTTGGACGATGGCATGCAGTACCTGGATCTGGCGCACTCCATCGACATCGTGCTGGTGGACTCCGGTTCGCCCTTCGGCACCGAGGCCCTGCTCCCGCGCGGCACCCTGCGTGAGCCGCCGAAGAACCTGCGCCGGGCGAGCTACATCCTCATCACCAAGTGCGACGGAAGTCCGAACGAGGCCCTGATTTCCCGCATCCGCAAATACAACAGGACCGCGGAAATCATCGAGTGCACGCACGGGCCGATCTACCTGGAGGATGTCTTCACCCGCGAGAGGAAACCCTTGGATTTCCTCAAGGACAAGTGGGTGGGCGCCATCAGCGCCATCGCCGTGCCGGAGGCGTTCGAGGGTTCGCTCGCCAAGCTCGGAGCACGTGTGGAAATCAGGCGGCGCTTTTCTGACCACTACCGGTTTTCGCGAAAGGAAGTGGAAACGTTCATGCACCGCTGCGTCGAGCGGGACATGGAAATGATCGTCACCACCGAGAAGGATGCGGTGCGGTTTCCCCGGCCCGGCTCCATCGATGTGCCGGTGTATTTCCTCCGCATCGAGGTGGAGATCCTGAAAGGACAAGAGATCTGGGACGATCTCATCGAGCGGATCTGCCGCCCGCCCGGAGCTTTCGAGCACGTGCTGCGGCATCGGGACGCCTATCGGCCATAA
- the pbpC gene encoding penicillin-binding protein 1C translates to MISNPKWRRRIIRLFCAGLLAVALGWFVLPFAMPLPERLAGDPVASPVLLDRHGAVIRHVTLADSSRAAPVPLDDVPADLIACTLAAEDKRFYQHGGVDLLATLRAARDFLLHRRVVSGASTITQQLVKISSPPARRGPFTKIREALVARRLEMTWSKKQILTAYLNRLDYGNLRIGSAEAARFYFQKPLADLSLAECALLAGLPQAPSRLNPLRHPQRAVVRRNTVLGRLGNAAESDPVRIRAALAESLVLRPLQDKQTAPWLERQLQDLGFKSRIQTTLDLPLQTDVENIVREETAKLKDANLRHAAVVIIHNPTGQILALVSSADWNDPRGGQLNGALTPRSPGSTLKPFTYLLAMERNHRTPASILADIPSPFRTPQGLDLPENYDRQYRGPVTLRAALACSLNVPALREMNQLGGPQALHHLLVDLGITTLGADPLRYGLGLTLGNAPVRLLELTNAYATLARQGRHQPPVLFLPSTFDVSSSMFDVRSAYLIADILSDSQARAPSFQPGGPLDLPFRCAVKTGTSSDFHDNWCIGYTPEFTVGVWAGNFEHQPMKGLSGIAGAGPVFHRAMLRVHRDVKPTWYEKPAGLREVSIDPRNGKLVPADAKYSRRDIVPADDPPAVATAADYDPEGRALLDPTYAGWFAGGYNSRRGELALDASQAVAEPLRVISPAPDATYLLDPEIPSGSDRLRPVTNLPGVARWHSDTLRIEPGIPEPVIHLTAGTHILTVTDPSTGATQRLTLRVKSL, encoded by the coding sequence TTGATTTCCAATCCGAAGTGGCGGCGCCGGATCATCCGGTTGTTTTGTGCCGGCCTGCTGGCCGTGGCACTGGGATGGTTCGTGCTGCCCTTCGCCATGCCCCTCCCCGAAAGGCTGGCGGGAGATCCGGTGGCTTCTCCTGTCCTGCTGGATCGCCACGGCGCGGTCATCCGGCACGTGACACTCGCGGATTCCTCCCGCGCGGCACCTGTGCCACTGGACGATGTCCCGGCCGACCTCATCGCCTGCACCCTCGCCGCCGAGGACAAGCGGTTTTATCAGCATGGCGGCGTGGACCTGCTTGCCACCCTGCGCGCCGCCCGGGATTTTCTCCTCCACCGGCGTGTCGTTTCCGGTGCCTCCACCATCACCCAGCAGTTGGTGAAAATCTCCTCTCCGCCGGCGAGACGCGGCCCGTTCACCAAGATCCGTGAAGCGCTCGTCGCGCGCCGGCTGGAGATGACATGGTCGAAAAAACAAATCCTCACCGCCTACCTCAACCGCCTCGACTACGGGAACCTCCGAATCGGCAGCGCGGAAGCCGCACGCTTTTATTTCCAGAAGCCGCTTGCGGACCTTTCGCTGGCCGAGTGCGCCCTGCTGGCCGGACTGCCACAAGCTCCCTCGCGGCTGAATCCCCTCCGCCATCCGCAGCGTGCCGTCGTCAGAAGAAACACGGTGCTCGGGCGGCTTGGAAATGCGGCGGAGTCGGACCCCGTCCGCATCCGGGCCGCGTTGGCGGAGTCTCTTGTCCTGAGGCCGTTGCAGGACAAACAAACCGCTCCGTGGCTCGAACGGCAGCTTCAGGACCTCGGTTTCAAATCCCGGATCCAAACCACCCTCGACCTCCCGCTCCAGACGGATGTGGAGAACATCGTGCGGGAGGAAACCGCGAAGCTGAAGGATGCCAACCTCCGCCACGCCGCCGTCGTGATCATTCACAATCCCACCGGACAAATCCTCGCCCTCGTTTCCTCCGCCGATTGGAACGACCCGCGTGGCGGCCAGCTCAATGGCGCCCTCACCCCGCGATCCCCCGGCTCCACGCTCAAACCATTCACCTACCTGCTGGCGATGGAGAGGAACCACCGGACCCCGGCTTCCATCCTTGCGGATATCCCCAGTCCCTTCCGCACGCCGCAGGGGCTGGATCTGCCGGAAAACTACGACCGCCAATACCGCGGTCCGGTCACACTGCGTGCCGCGCTGGCCTGTTCGTTGAACGTCCCGGCCCTGCGGGAGATGAACCAGCTCGGTGGTCCGCAGGCCCTGCATCACCTGTTGGTGGATCTTGGCATCACCACGCTGGGGGCCGACCCCCTGCGATACGGACTCGGCCTCACCCTTGGAAACGCACCCGTCCGACTACTGGAACTCACCAATGCCTATGCCACGCTCGCCCGCCAGGGGCGTCATCAGCCGCCGGTCCTGTTTCTTCCTTCCACGTTCGATGTTTCTTCTTCGATGTTCGACGTTCGAAGCGCCTATCTCATCGCGGACATTTTGTCGGATTCACAGGCCCGCGCCCCCTCGTTCCAGCCCGGCGGCCCGCTCGACCTGCCATTCCGATGTGCGGTGAAAACCGGCACGTCCTCGGATTTCCATGACAACTGGTGCATCGGCTATACACCGGAATTCACCGTCGGGGTGTGGGCGGGAAATTTCGAGCACCAGCCGATGAAGGGGCTTTCCGGCATCGCGGGCGCGGGACCCGTTTTCCACCGCGCCATGCTGCGGGTCCATCGCGACGTGAAACCCACATGGTACGAAAAGCCTGCGGGCCTGCGGGAAGTCTCCATTGATCCACGGAATGGGAAACTGGTCCCGGCGGACGCGAAATACTCCCGCAGGGACATCGTCCCGGCGGATGATCCGCCTGCCGTCGCCACCGCCGCGGATTACGATCCAGAGGGCAGGGCGCTGCTTGATCCGACCTACGCGGGGTGGTTCGCCGGTGGCTACAATTCCCGCCGTGGAGAGCTCGCGCTGGATGCTTCCCAAGCAGTCGCCGAACCCCTCCGCGTCATCAGCCCCGCTCCGGACGCGACCTATCTGCTGGATCCCGAGATCCCTTCCGGTTCCGACCGGCTCCGGCCTGTCACGAACCTGCCGGGAGTCGCACGCTGGCATTCGGATACGCTGCGGATCGAGCCGGGTATCCCGGAGCCGGTCATTCATCTCACGGCGGGCACGCACATCCTCACCGTCACGGATCCGTCCACCGGAGCGACCCAGAGGCTCACGTTGCGTGTGAAGAGCCTGTAA
- a CDS encoding zinc metallopeptidase, which yields MNYLIIIGASMLVSMVVSGMLKRRFTQYSQIPIRMTGAQVAEAMLRQNGITDVRVISTPGQLTDHYDPTNKTVNLSEGVYAMNNVAAAAVAAHECGHAVQHQQAYAWLGFRSKMVPAVQFSSNMLNYVMFAGIFGVFSMGNPTILWIYIALFSVTTLFAFITLPVEFDASRRALVWMENSGIASSIEHDRAKNALFWAAMTYTAGALGSLAQLIYFVMQAMGGRREE from the coding sequence ATGAACTATCTCATCATCATCGGCGCTTCGATGTTGGTGAGCATGGTGGTGAGCGGCATGCTGAAGCGCCGTTTCACGCAATATTCCCAAATTCCGATCCGCATGACGGGCGCGCAGGTCGCCGAGGCCATGCTGCGCCAGAATGGCATCACCGACGTCCGGGTCATCAGTACGCCGGGCCAGCTGACGGACCACTACGATCCCACGAACAAGACGGTGAACCTCAGCGAGGGCGTCTATGCCATGAACAACGTCGCCGCCGCCGCCGTCGCCGCGCACGAATGCGGTCACGCGGTGCAGCACCAGCAGGCCTATGCATGGCTCGGCTTCCGCTCGAAGATGGTGCCGGCGGTGCAGTTTTCCAGCAACATGCTGAATTACGTGATGTTCGCCGGTATCTTCGGCGTCTTCTCGATGGGGAACCCCACCATTTTGTGGATCTACATCGCCCTGTTCAGCGTGACCACCTTGTTCGCCTTCATCACGCTGCCCGTGGAGTTCGACGCCAGCCGCCGCGCCCTCGTGTGGATGGAGAACAGCGGCATCGCCTCCAGCATCGAGCATGACCGTGCGAAGAACGCCCTCTTCTGGGCCGCCATGACCTACACCGCCGGTGCGCTGGGTTCCCTGGCGCAGCTGATCTACTTCGTCATGCAGGCGATGGGAGGCCGCAGGGAGGAGTGA
- a CDS encoding ABC transporter ATP-binding protein → MNAEKLIQLKGLTKRYGSGDAAFLALRGVDLTINRGEFVAVMGPSGSGKSTLMNLLGCLDTPTAGSYLFKGIPVENLNKDQRSLLRRHALGFIFQGFNLLARTSALENVELPLLYRGYSRKQRHEMARAALAQVSLSDKERNTPAELSGGQQQRVAIARAIVTRPDTLFADEPTGNLDSKTTVEIMELLRKLNSERGISIIMVTHEDEVAACARRVIHVRDGLISDDIINRQNLPS, encoded by the coding sequence ATGAACGCTGAAAAGCTTATCCAGCTCAAAGGCCTGACCAAGCGCTACGGTTCGGGTGACGCCGCGTTCCTCGCACTCCGCGGAGTGGATCTGACCATCAATCGCGGGGAATTCGTCGCCGTCATGGGTCCCAGCGGCTCCGGAAAATCGACCCTCATGAATTTGTTGGGTTGTCTGGATACCCCCACCGCCGGTTCCTACCTGTTCAAGGGGATTCCCGTGGAAAATCTCAACAAGGACCAGCGCTCGCTGCTCCGGCGGCACGCGCTGGGATTCATTTTCCAAGGATTCAACCTGCTCGCCCGCACTTCAGCGCTGGAGAACGTGGAACTTCCTCTGCTCTATCGCGGTTACTCCAGGAAGCAGCGTCACGAAATGGCCCGCGCGGCGCTGGCCCAGGTGAGCTTGTCCGACAAGGAACGCAACACCCCTGCGGAGCTTTCCGGCGGCCAGCAGCAGCGCGTGGCCATCGCCCGCGCCATCGTCACCCGACCGGACACCCTCTTCGCCGACGAACCCACCGGAAACCTCGATTCCAAAACCACCGTCGAAATCATGGAACTCCTCCGCAAACTCAACTCCGAACGGGGAATCTCCATCATCATGGTCACCCACGAAGATGAGGTCGCCGCCTGCGCCCGCCGCGTCATCCACGTCCGGGACGGCCTGATTTCCGACGACATCATCAACCGCCAGAATCTCCCGTCATGA
- a CDS encoding efflux RND transporter periplasmic adaptor subunit: MTSSDSSENLATIVASGASRPVRKWIFITIAVALAGGGAWYYMGRNKGGEQKAEYHTEASKIGRISLIVTAAGNLAPTNQIIVGSELSGTAREVLVDTNDQVKKGQTLAILDTSKLDQQTARSRATLLASKARVSQAQATLAESKAALARQEELHELSGGKTPSRATMETSRATVARAEADLESAQATVAGAEAEVRSFESDIAKAIIRSPVDGIVLSRSIEVGQTVAASFTAPTLFTIAEDLKKMELLVNVSEADIGRIEVGQTATFTVDAWASRNYTAKVKKVAFGAVGTGSTTTSATTSSNTVVTYSTELEVANEDLSLRPGMTATVDIAIVDKKDILVVPNSALRFDPVAAAAIGKPDATKRTLVQSLSPGGGRRWRGAPPAKAGSSDSVPRVWTLKDGEPSEIKVKPGITDGRFTEILGEGLAEGTPLIISIKPPKTE, encoded by the coding sequence ATGACATCATCCGATTCATCAGAGAATCTCGCCACCATCGTCGCCAGCGGAGCCTCGCGCCCGGTGAGGAAGTGGATTTTCATCACCATCGCCGTCGCCCTGGCCGGAGGCGGCGCCTGGTACTACATGGGGCGTAACAAGGGCGGCGAGCAGAAGGCGGAATACCACACGGAGGCGTCCAAGATCGGCCGCATCTCGCTCATCGTCACCGCCGCGGGGAACCTCGCCCCCACCAACCAGATCATCGTCGGCAGCGAGCTCTCCGGCACGGCGAGGGAAGTGCTGGTGGACACCAACGACCAGGTGAAAAAAGGCCAGACCCTCGCCATTCTGGATACTTCCAAGCTCGACCAGCAGACCGCGCGCAGCCGCGCCACCCTGCTTGCCTCGAAGGCCAGGGTCAGCCAGGCCCAGGCCACTCTCGCGGAGAGCAAGGCCGCGCTCGCCCGCCAGGAGGAGCTCCACGAACTCAGCGGTGGCAAGACCCCTTCACGCGCCACCATGGAAACCTCGCGCGCCACCGTGGCCCGCGCCGAGGCGGATCTGGAAAGCGCCCAGGCCACCGTCGCCGGTGCCGAGGCGGAGGTCCGCTCCTTCGAAAGCGATATCGCGAAGGCGATCATCCGCTCTCCCGTCGACGGCATCGTCCTCTCGCGTTCCATCGAAGTCGGCCAGACCGTGGCCGCCTCGTTCACCGCTCCCACGCTGTTCACCATCGCCGAGGATCTGAAGAAAATGGAACTCCTTGTGAATGTCTCCGAGGCCGACATCGGCCGCATCGAGGTTGGCCAGACCGCGACGTTCACCGTCGACGCGTGGGCTTCCCGCAACTACACCGCCAAGGTGAAAAAAGTGGCGTTCGGAGCGGTGGGGACCGGTTCGACCACCACGTCCGCCACCACGTCGTCCAACACCGTGGTGACCTACAGCACCGAGCTTGAGGTGGCTAACGAGGATCTCTCCCTCCGCCCGGGCATGACCGCCACCGTGGACATCGCCATCGTGGACAAGAAGGACATCCTCGTTGTTCCGAATTCCGCCCTCCGCTTCGATCCCGTCGCCGCCGCCGCCATTGGCAAGCCGGATGCCACCAAGCGCACCCTTGTCCAAAGCCTCTCACCGGGCGGCGGCAGGCGCTGGCGCGGCGCTCCTCCCGCGAAGGCGGGTTCCTCGGATTCCGTACCGAGGGTCTGGACACTGAAAGACGGGGAGCCTTCGGAAATCAAGGTCAAGCCGGGCATCACCGACGGCCGCTTCACCGAAATCCTCGGCGAGGGACTCGCCGAGGGCACTCCGCTCATCATCAGCATCAAGCCACCGAAGACCGAATGA
- a CDS encoding response regulator transcription factor: MRLLIIEDDPLLQRSLAANLREENYAVDTADDGESGLFKASNSDYDCIVLDGMLPVFDGWEVLRRLRPLKSTPVLMLTARDAVPDRVRGLDAGADDYLTKPFDSDELLARIRALIRRSSGQASSLLEIDGITIDTASRTVSQDGKEISLTAREYALVEYLALHRSQVVSRSELYEHLFDEDDDTLSNLLDVHVSNIRKKLGPEFITTRRGHGYSVE; encoded by the coding sequence ATGCGGCTCCTCATCATCGAAGACGACCCACTCCTCCAGCGGAGCCTCGCGGCGAACCTGCGCGAGGAGAACTACGCCGTCGATACCGCGGATGACGGCGAGTCCGGCCTCTTCAAGGCCAGCAATTCGGACTACGATTGTATCGTGCTGGACGGCATGCTCCCGGTGTTCGACGGGTGGGAGGTCCTGCGCCGCCTGCGTCCCCTGAAATCGACACCCGTGCTGATGCTCACCGCACGTGATGCGGTGCCGGACCGTGTCCGTGGCCTCGACGCGGGAGCGGATGATTATCTGACCAAGCCTTTTGACAGCGACGAACTGCTCGCCCGCATCCGCGCGCTCATCCGGCGGAGCTCGGGACAAGCAAGCAGCCTGTTGGAAATCGATGGCATCACCATCGACACCGCCTCCCGGACGGTCAGCCAGGATGGAAAGGAAATCTCCCTCACCGCGCGGGAATACGCGCTCGTGGAATACCTCGCGCTGCACCGCAGCCAGGTCGTCAGCCGCAGCGAACTCTACGAACATCTTTTCGACGAAGATGACGACACGCTTTCGAACCTGCTGGATGTGCACGTTTCCAACATCCGCAAGAAGCTGGGGCCTGAATTCATCACCACCCGCCGGGGGCACGGCTACTCCGTCGAATGA
- a CDS encoding ABC transporter permease, with protein sequence MSFNALLIAIREIRRNLTRSFLTVIGIVIGVAAVITMVTLGRGATETVKQQISKMGNNLLVLRPGQGWGGGGAPMFSLQDVDAVRDQVPGISSVAPFVSNNAQVVYQEESRTYDVQGTTPNYFAIANWTIGTGRFFTEAEVDESAPVCVIGETIRKELFGEGVDPVGSKVRVRNMTLEVIGVTAAKGQGGFGDDLDDNMMTPYTTIIHRFSGRQGGKAFNQIMISGQQDYPSAYIVADVAALMRERRKITANEADNFNVFDSQQLAEVISSSTKVMTSLLGAVAGVSLLVGGIGIMNIMLVSVTERTREIGIRLAIGARAREVLLQFLVEAVTLSCIGGVAGISLAYGLCTMLAEVVGAPFLFDPKINIIAFVFSAAIGILFGFMPARRAAALDPIDALRHE encoded by the coding sequence ATGTCCTTCAACGCGCTGCTCATCGCCATCCGGGAAATCCGGCGGAACCTGACGCGCTCTTTCCTCACCGTGATCGGGATCGTCATCGGCGTCGCCGCGGTGATCACCATGGTCACCCTCGGCCGGGGAGCCACCGAGACCGTGAAACAACAGATTTCCAAAATGGGGAACAACCTGCTCGTGCTCCGTCCCGGCCAGGGCTGGGGTGGTGGCGGCGCGCCGATGTTCAGCCTGCAGGATGTGGATGCCGTCCGTGACCAGGTCCCGGGCATCTCCTCGGTCGCTCCTTTCGTGTCCAACAACGCACAGGTGGTCTATCAGGAGGAAAGCCGCACCTACGACGTCCAAGGCACCACGCCCAACTATTTCGCGATCGCGAACTGGACCATCGGGACCGGCCGGTTTTTCACGGAAGCGGAGGTGGACGAGTCCGCGCCCGTCTGTGTCATCGGGGAAACCATCCGCAAGGAACTCTTCGGCGAGGGAGTGGATCCCGTGGGCAGCAAGGTCCGTGTGAGAAACATGACACTCGAAGTCATCGGCGTTACCGCGGCGAAGGGCCAGGGCGGTTTCGGCGACGATCTGGACGACAACATGATGACCCCCTACACCACCATCATCCACCGCTTTTCGGGTCGCCAGGGCGGGAAGGCTTTCAACCAGATCATGATCTCGGGCCAGCAGGATTATCCCAGCGCCTACATCGTGGCGGACGTCGCCGCGCTGATGCGCGAGCGCCGGAAAATCACCGCCAACGAGGCGGACAACTTCAACGTCTTCGACTCGCAGCAGCTCGCCGAAGTGATCAGCTCGAGCACCAAGGTGATGACCTCGCTGCTGGGTGCCGTGGCAGGGGTGAGTCTTCTGGTGGGTGGCATCGGCATCATGAACATCATGCTTGTTTCCGTCACCGAGCGCACCCGCGAGATCGGCATCCGCCTCGCGATCGGCGCGCGGGCGCGGGAGGTGCTCCTGCAGTTCCTTGTCGAGGCGGTGACACTTTCCTGCATCGGGGGAGTGGCCGGCATTTCCCTTGCCTACGGCCTGTGCACGATGCTGGCGGAAGTGGTGGGCGCGCCATTCCTTTTCGACCCGAAAATCAATATCATCGCCTTCGTCTTCTCCGCGGCCATCGGCATCCTCTTCGGTTTCATGCCGGCACGCCGGGCCGCGGCTCTTGATCCGATCGACGCGCTCAGGCATGAATAG
- a CDS encoding sensor histidine kinase — MNLLFHSVRWRLQLWHALILLGVITALCMLAYRLAVEDRRERIDRELEAFERAFMRSFWEVQSRKNKEDKIPSTGELRQRFRSLENAQDFPLEMRDLFDPEAKDSTYLAFWDGNGQTLFRSANAPASLGCPKLSSSDGDRKVGTRGIYRELIQGGPRGFRSMVGRDISSDRMALARLGWQITGSGALFWLLGLLGGWWLAGRAIQPIEAISQTASRIAGGKLSERIDIAGTDNELTRLSQVLNETFDRLAAGIERQRDFTADASHELRTPLTVILSETSRGLKRERTAEEYQEVISNCSHAATRMRSLVESLLLLARQDDSPELRREVVDLSSVASDSIQLLQPLADQHGIRVIADLESARCSADPNALSIVAGNLISNAISHQPDGGEVRIRVFSEERQVVLEVADHGPGISAEHLPRLFDRFYRIDPARGSASGHSGLGLAIVRAIVENHQGGVAVESAPGEGATFRVSLPGMA; from the coding sequence ATGAACCTGCTCTTCCATTCGGTCCGCTGGCGCCTGCAACTGTGGCACGCGCTCATCCTGCTGGGCGTCATCACCGCGCTTTGCATGCTCGCCTACCGGTTGGCGGTGGAGGACCGGCGGGAGCGGATCGACCGGGAGTTGGAAGCCTTCGAGCGCGCCTTCATGCGGAGTTTCTGGGAGGTGCAGTCCCGCAAGAACAAGGAGGACAAGATCCCGTCCACCGGGGAACTCCGCCAGCGGTTCCGGAGTTTGGAAAACGCGCAGGATTTCCCGTTGGAAATGCGCGACCTGTTCGATCCGGAAGCGAAGGACAGCACCTACCTCGCTTTCTGGGACGGCAACGGGCAGACGCTTTTCCGTTCCGCGAACGCACCCGCGAGCCTGGGGTGCCCCAAGTTGTCCTCATCCGACGGGGATCGGAAGGTCGGTACGCGCGGCATCTATCGAGAACTGATCCAAGGCGGGCCACGTGGCTTCCGCAGCATGGTGGGCCGCGACATTTCCTCGGACCGCATGGCACTCGCGAGGCTGGGCTGGCAGATCACGGGCAGCGGCGCCTTGTTCTGGTTGCTGGGCCTTTTGGGTGGCTGGTGGCTGGCCGGACGGGCGATCCAGCCCATTGAGGCGATCAGCCAGACCGCATCGCGCATCGCGGGAGGCAAGCTCTCCGAGCGGATCGACATCGCGGGAACGGACAACGAACTGACGCGTCTCAGCCAGGTGCTGAACGAAACTTTCGACCGCCTTGCAGCCGGCATCGAGCGCCAGCGGGATTTCACGGCGGATGCCTCGCACGAGCTCCGCACTCCGCTGACAGTGATCTTGTCCGAAACCTCACGCGGGCTGAAACGCGAACGCACCGCGGAGGAATATCAGGAGGTCATTTCAAACTGCAGCCACGCCGCCACCCGCATGCGTTCGTTGGTGGAATCGCTGCTTCTGCTGGCCCGGCAGGATGACAGTCCGGAACTCCGGCGCGAGGTGGTGGATCTTTCCTCGGTGGCGTCCGACTCGATCCAGCTCCTCCAGCCGCTGGCTGACCAACATGGCATCCGCGTCATCGCGGACCTGGAGTCCGCCCGCTGCTCCGCCGATCCGAACGCGCTTTCCATCGTCGCGGGCAATCTCATTTCAAACGCGATCAGCCATCAGCCGGATGGCGGTGAGGTGAGGATCCGTGTTTTTTCCGAGGAGCGGCAGGTGGTGTTGGAGGTGGCGGATCATGGGCCGGGAATCTCCGCGGAACACCTGCCACGCTTGTTCGACCGATTCTACCGGATTGATCCCGCCCGTGGATCCGCCAGCGGTCATTCCGGCCTCGGCCTCGCCATCGTGCGGGCCATCGTGGAGAATCACCAGGGCGGCGTCGCCGTCGAGAGCGCGCCCGGAGAAGGAGCGACGTTCCGGGTAAGCCTGCCGGGAATGGCGTGA
- a CDS encoding efflux transporter outer membrane subunit: MKSARFFFISSVALIGLSGCGVTSTSSHANLPLPADWKNSAGFPVASATRDLSRWWGRFNDPTLNRVISDALKNSPDIASASARVRESRAQRNAVASSLFPSLSGGVTGNANASDRDRFGRDSDSSYSAGLNASWEADLFGKNRSSVEAASAQVGATQENFHSVQASLAAETASAYASLRTNEARLAVLKKNITTREETARLAGWRNQAGEADSLEATQAQSSLETARAAIPSLEQAISQGKNQLAFLAGRSPGELDSLLSKSHGAPVPPSSLAIGIPADVLRQRPDVRLAGYQLLAAAASTRATEATRYPSLNLSGSLGLNSATASKLLDPEAATASLVAGITSPIFDAGRIKSNIEAASASEEQAIQTYRTTVLNALRETEDALIACRRSAERLELLETATRLARESDETARQRYESGEIDFLDVLDSQRTLLSLEDNLLTTRTDRTTAYIRLYQALGGGWSSGS; encoded by the coding sequence ATGAAATCCGCCCGCTTTTTCTTCATTTCCAGCGTCGCCCTCATCGGGTTGAGCGGCTGTGGTGTCACGTCCACCTCCTCGCATGCGAATCTCCCGCTGCCCGCCGACTGGAAAAACTCCGCAGGATTTCCCGTCGCCTCGGCCACCCGCGATCTCAGCCGCTGGTGGGGCCGCTTCAATGATCCGACGCTGAACCGCGTCATTTCGGACGCGCTGAAGAACAGCCCGGACATCGCCTCGGCCTCGGCACGCGTCAGGGAGTCGCGGGCGCAGCGCAACGCGGTCGCCTCCTCGCTTTTCCCATCCCTCAGCGGCGGAGTGACGGGGAATGCGAATGCTTCCGACAGGGACAGGTTCGGCCGCGATTCCGACAGCTCCTACTCCGCCGGCCTGAACGCCTCGTGGGAAGCGGATCTTTTTGGGAAAAACCGGAGCTCGGTGGAAGCCGCTTCCGCACAGGTCGGAGCCACCCAGGAAAACTTCCACTCGGTCCAGGCTTCCCTGGCCGCTGAAACGGCCTCTGCCTATGCCTCCCTCCGCACGAACGAAGCCCGGCTGGCGGTGCTGAAGAAAAACATCACCACCCGTGAGGAGACCGCGCGTCTGGCCGGTTGGCGGAACCAGGCGGGCGAGGCGGATTCGCTGGAAGCCACCCAGGCCCAAAGCAGTCTTGAGACCGCGCGCGCCGCGATCCCGTCGCTGGAGCAGGCCATTTCCCAAGGAAAAAACCAGCTCGCCTTCCTCGCCGGCCGCTCGCCGGGGGAACTGGATTCCTTGCTGTCCAAAAGCCATGGCGCGCCCGTTCCGCCAAGCAGTCTCGCGATCGGCATCCCTGCGGACGTGCTCCGCCAGCGGCCGGATGTCAGACTCGCCGGCTATCAGTTGCTCGCCGCCGCCGCCAGCACCCGCGCCACCGAGGCGACCCGCTATCCGTCGTTGAATCTCTCCGGATCGCTCGGCTTGAACTCCGCCACCGCCAGCAAGCTGCTCGATCCGGAGGCCGCCACGGCCAGCCTGGTCGCCGGAATCACCTCGCCGATTTTCGACGCGGGCCGCATCAAATCGAATATCGAAGCCGCATCCGCCTCCGAGGAACAGGCCATCCAAACCTACCGCACCACGGTGCTCAACGCTCTCAGGGAAACGGAGGATGCCCTCATCGCCTGCCGCCGCTCCGCCGAGCGTCTCGAACTGTTGGAAACCGCCACCCGACTGGCACGGGAATCCGACGAAACCGCCCGCCAGCGTTACGAATCCGGAGAAATCGATTTCCTCGATGTGCTCGATTCCCAACGCACGCTCCTCAGCCTCGAAGACAACCTGCTCACCACCCGCACCGACCGCACCACCGCCTACATCCGCCTCTACCAGGCCCTCGGCGGCGGCTGGTCCTCCGGTTCCTGA